Proteins encoded within one genomic window of Spirulina major PCC 6313:
- a CDS encoding DUF928 domain-containing protein: MAFKTPLRWLAIAPALLSLSLPSFILPAQANPLDPLLLSLGFPSSTPSGSGAPQRTAGGAPKRGSEACVAKLADLNGDGELDPLTPLTALMPISNIGTSLNPDPTLTIYMPRNSSSGVEIVVQKRTPLANPTGRTRYRYEEVYANILPAPESTTTGPRIVNYRLEGVNLEAGAVYEWTLAMLCENSIGNEEVISGLISCSLEDGSPLGCTAGATIPDPTTLNAGELKQQATAYANQAYWNEALQFSAQLRQFDRSDWVEFLESQELGCLADVPFADEVVDPNSPQAAPNWDPQCFVEAVPEF, translated from the coding sequence ATGGCTTTTAAAACTCCGCTGCGCTGGCTTGCGATCGCCCCCGCCCTCCTGAGCCTCAGCCTTCCCAGTTTCATCCTCCCCGCCCAAGCCAATCCCCTCGACCCGCTGCTGCTCAGTTTGGGCTTCCCCTCCTCAACCCCCTCCGGCAGCGGCGCACCCCAACGCACCGCCGGGGGAGCACCCAAGCGCGGCTCCGAAGCCTGTGTGGCCAAACTAGCAGACCTCAATGGAGATGGTGAACTCGACCCCCTCACCCCCCTCACCGCCCTGATGCCGATTAGCAACATCGGCACCAGCCTCAACCCTGACCCCACCCTGACGATCTATATGCCCCGGAACAGTTCGTCCGGCGTGGAAATCGTCGTCCAAAAACGCACCCCCCTCGCCAACCCCACCGGCCGCACCCGCTACCGCTACGAAGAAGTTTACGCGAACATTTTGCCCGCCCCCGAAAGCACCACCACCGGCCCGCGCATCGTCAACTATCGCCTCGAAGGGGTTAACCTCGAAGCCGGGGCCGTGTACGAATGGACATTAGCCATGCTCTGTGAAAACAGCATTGGCAATGAAGAAGTGATCAGCGGCTTGATTTCGTGCAGTCTGGAAGATGGCAGTCCCCTCGGTTGTACTGCCGGTGCAACAATTCCCGATCCCACCACCTTGAATGCTGGCGAACTGAAACAACAAGCCACCGCCTACGCAAACCAAGCCTATTGGAATGAAGCGTTACAGTTTTCGGCCCAGTTGCGCCAGTTCGATCGTAGTGATTGGGTGGAGTTTTTAGAGTCGCAGGAACTGGGCTGTTTAGCCGATGTGCCCTTTGCGGATGAGGTGGTTGATCCGAATTCGCCCCAAGCTGCCCCCAATTGGGACCCGCAATGTTTTGTTGAAGCGG
- a CDS encoding VOC family protein, whose protein sequence is MLHHVSIRTADIHRAIAFYEILGFRVSDRFTTGYTLACWLTGQQGRLELIQIPEPKPAPDAFGDEHYVGYYHLSFDLTDAAPSLSAWLAEITPRFAAIGHQLSILLPPEQQMIGQSVYEVAFIQDCDRLPIEVLRQLAEGKS, encoded by the coding sequence ATGCTACACCATGTTTCAATTCGCACGGCGGATATTCATCGGGCGATCGCATTCTACGAAATTCTGGGGTTTAGGGTGAGCGATCGCTTCACCACGGGCTACACCCTCGCCTGCTGGCTGACGGGGCAACAGGGGCGGCTGGAATTGATTCAAATCCCCGAACCGAAGCCCGCCCCCGATGCCTTTGGGGACGAGCATTATGTGGGCTATTATCACCTCTCCTTTGACCTGACCGATGCGGCCCCCAGCCTCAGCGCGTGGCTGGCGGAGATCACACCCCGATTCGCCGCGATCGGGCATCAGTTATCAATTTTATTACCGCCAGAGCAACAAATGATTGGCCAGAGCGTCTATGAGGTTGCGTTTATTCAAGACTGCGATCGCTTGCCGATTGAAGTATTACGGCAGCTTGCCGAAGGAAAGTCCTAA
- a CDS encoding GNAT family N-acetyltransferase codes for MLIAHTPRLCLRRFCPEDLDPLALILSDPEVMYFSRTRQPLSRAEAADLIHHQSRPNHPHGLYAVTAQASGELLGYCGLIHQQIDGHTEIEIGYRLGRSHWGQGFATEAACAVRDHAARLGIPRVISLIEAANERSRRVAEKVGMQWQREIVIDAIVVQVYGMDLVQEGTRG; via the coding sequence ATGCTAATTGCTCACACCCCTCGCCTGTGTTTACGCCGCTTTTGCCCGGAGGATCTTGACCCCTTGGCGTTGATCTTGAGTGATCCGGAGGTGATGTATTTTTCCCGCACCCGTCAACCCCTCAGCCGGGCCGAAGCCGCTGACTTGATCCACCACCAGAGCCGCCCAAATCATCCCCATGGACTCTATGCCGTCACGGCCCAGGCTTCGGGCGAATTACTCGGCTATTGTGGCCTGATTCATCAACAGATCGACGGCCACACCGAGATCGAAATCGGCTACCGTTTGGGGCGATCGCACTGGGGCCAAGGGTTCGCCACCGAGGCCGCCTGTGCCGTGCGCGACCATGCCGCCCGCCTCGGTATTCCCCGCGTCATTTCCCTAATCGAGGCGGCTAATGAGCGATCGCGCCGCGTCGCCGAAAAAGTCGGGATGCAGTGGCAGCGCGAAATTGTGATTGATGCGATCGTCGTACAGGTCTATGGCATGGACTTAGTCCAGGAGGGGACAAGGGGCTAA